A genomic region of Tsukamurella pulmonis contains the following coding sequences:
- a CDS encoding holo-ACP synthase, producing MNRVGIDAAEVAEIEEAIARFGDRYTDRVFTPREIADCAGDARRLAARWAAKEAVIKTLRLGPDVPTPPREVEVIGTSCGPDVVLHGGLAAQARAQGWVRAEVSLTHTDHCAAAVALAELTAVPGRA from the coding sequence ATGAACCGGGTGGGGATCGACGCCGCCGAGGTCGCCGAGATCGAGGAGGCGATCGCCCGGTTCGGGGACCGGTACACCGACCGGGTCTTCACGCCGCGTGAGATCGCCGACTGCGCGGGTGACGCCCGGCGCCTGGCCGCGCGGTGGGCGGCGAAGGAGGCCGTCATCAAGACGTTGCGGCTGGGTCCGGACGTCCCGACTCCGCCCCGCGAGGTCGAGGTGATCGGCACGTCGTGCGGGCCCGACGTGGTGCTGCACGGCGGCCTCGCGGCGCAGGCCCGCGCGCAGGGGTGGGTCCGGGCCGAGGTCTCGCTGACCCACACCGATCACTGCGCCGCGGCCGTCGCGCTCGCCGAACTCACGGCGGTTCCGGGACGGGCCTAG
- a CDS encoding glycosyltransferase, giving the protein MARIAVVHERWTEQGGSENVARALVETWPGSRLHVAFADPRTVPDELRDRIVVTELDAVHRALGRRSHAPLLPLAPAAWRRHRPEPGADAVLISHHAAAISAAPTWAGSAPVIAYVHSPARWAWAPELRSGERFGPVGGLALAALAARTRAVERAAVPHLDVVLANSTAVADRIERWWGVAARVVPPPVDIERFTPDGAGTGDYFLVAGRLVPYRRVDLAIRAAQRAGVRLVVAGDGRHGAALRRLAGDETVFLGRVSDADMVRLQREAIATVMPGEEDFGIVPVEAMAAGTPVLARAAGGALDTVVPGLSGLHVPDADDEPFVAALAAAMHALRPADFDPAALRAHAERFSVDAFRDRMRAIVAEAVR; this is encoded by the coding sequence ATGGCGCGCATCGCGGTGGTCCATGAGCGGTGGACCGAACAGGGCGGTTCCGAGAACGTCGCGCGGGCTCTCGTCGAGACGTGGCCGGGCAGTCGCCTGCACGTGGCCTTCGCCGATCCGCGGACCGTCCCCGACGAGTTGCGGGACCGCATCGTGGTCACGGAACTCGATGCGGTCCACCGCGCCCTCGGCCGCCGGTCCCACGCGCCGCTGCTTCCTCTCGCACCTGCCGCCTGGCGCCGGCACCGGCCCGAGCCCGGCGCGGACGCCGTACTGATCAGTCACCACGCGGCCGCGATCTCCGCCGCCCCGACGTGGGCCGGATCCGCTCCGGTGATCGCCTACGTGCACTCGCCGGCCCGCTGGGCATGGGCGCCGGAACTCCGCTCGGGTGAGCGCTTCGGCCCTGTGGGCGGGCTCGCGTTGGCGGCCCTCGCTGCGCGCACTCGGGCGGTCGAGCGCGCGGCCGTGCCGCACCTGGACGTCGTCCTCGCCAATTCCACGGCCGTCGCCGACCGGATCGAACGCTGGTGGGGCGTCGCGGCACGGGTGGTCCCGCCGCCCGTCGACATCGAGCGGTTCACCCCCGACGGCGCCGGCACCGGCGACTACTTCCTCGTCGCGGGGCGATTGGTGCCGTACCGGCGTGTCGATCTCGCGATCCGCGCCGCGCAGCGCGCGGGTGTGCGGCTCGTCGTGGCCGGTGACGGACGGCACGGGGCCGCTCTGCGCCGCCTCGCCGGAGACGAGACGGTCTTCCTCGGCCGGGTCTCCGATGCGGATATGGTGCGCCTGCAGCGCGAGGCGATCGCCACCGTCATGCCGGGGGAGGAGGACTTCGGGATCGTTCCCGTCGAGGCGATGGCGGCAGGCACACCCGTCCTCGCCCGCGCTGCGGGCGGGGCGCTCGACACGGTCGTCCCCGGACTCTCCGGCCTGCACGTACCCGACGCCGACGACGAGCCCTTCGTCGCGGCGCTGGCCGCCGCGATGCACGCCCTGCGCCCCGCCGACTTCGATCCCGCCGCGCTGCGCGCCCACGCGGAGCGCTTCTCGGTCGACGCCTTCCGGGACCGGATGCGCGCGATCGTCGCGGAGGCGGTGCGATGA
- a CDS encoding acyl carrier protein, producing MEAEIRAIVAAHGRLSRPLAEIASGDDLYALGLTSHAAVNVMLAIEDRFMIEFPDSVMTKNTFNTLDSIAATVRGLTG from the coding sequence ATGGAGGCGGAGATCCGAGCGATCGTCGCTGCTCACGGGCGTTTGAGCAGGCCCCTTGCGGAGATTGCAAGTGGTGATGATCTGTATGCGCTGGGGCTGACTTCCCACGCGGCCGTGAATGTGATGCTGGCCATTGAAGACCGGTTCATGATCGAGTTCCCAGACTCGGTGATGACCAAGAACACGTTCAACACTCTGGATTCGATCGCGGCGACGGTCCGCGGCCTGACCGGCTGA
- a CDS encoding amino acid--[acyl-carrier-protein] ligase has protein sequence MTQAAVARATDFTELHERQQGFRASLIDAGLLIPSSADGVYGQGVAFAELVAGIDALIGATVRDVHGGAATVLSFPPVMPREYLDRTDYIASFPQLAAAVSTYTGGDAEHRLLLAGRNAGHDWGGHFHASDVALVPSACHSVYPTLTGELPRDGAWIDVSGHCFRREPSADPARMQSFRMREIVRVGSDRAAVAHRDTWVARADDLLTDLGLTVRRAAATDPFFGRAGRMLAANQNAENLKTELLVPLYGEDVPGVAVASSNYHRDHFGVHFDITTVDGAPAHSACLGFGIERIALALLATHGLDRAAWPGSVSAQL, from the coding sequence ATGACGCAGGCCGCAGTAGCACGTGCAACCGACTTTACTGAGCTGCACGAGCGCCAGCAGGGATTCCGCGCCTCGCTCATCGACGCGGGCCTGCTGATCCCCTCGAGCGCCGACGGCGTGTACGGCCAGGGCGTCGCGTTCGCCGAACTGGTCGCCGGGATCGACGCCCTCATCGGCGCCACGGTGCGCGACGTGCACGGCGGCGCGGCCACGGTGCTGTCCTTCCCGCCGGTCATGCCGCGCGAGTACCTCGACCGCACCGACTACATCGCCTCGTTCCCCCAGCTCGCAGCCGCGGTGTCCACCTACACCGGCGGCGACGCGGAGCACCGCCTGCTGCTGGCCGGCCGCAACGCCGGCCACGACTGGGGCGGGCACTTCCACGCGAGCGACGTGGCCCTCGTCCCGTCCGCGTGCCACAGCGTCTACCCCACCCTCACGGGTGAGCTCCCCCGCGACGGCGCCTGGATCGACGTGTCCGGCCACTGCTTCCGCCGCGAGCCCTCCGCCGATCCCGCACGCATGCAGTCCTTCCGGATGCGCGAGATCGTCCGGGTCGGCTCCGACCGCGCAGCCGTCGCGCACCGCGACACCTGGGTCGCTCGCGCCGACGATCTCCTCACCGACCTGGGCCTGACCGTTCGGCGGGCCGCCGCCACCGATCCGTTCTTCGGCCGCGCGGGCCGGATGCTCGCCGCGAACCAGAACGCCGAGAACCTCAAGACGGAACTGCTGGTCCCGCTCTACGGCGAGGACGTCCCCGGGGTCGCCGTCGCGTCCAGCAACTACCACCGCGATCATTTCGGTGTGCACTTCGACATCACCACCGTGGACGGCGCACCCGCCCACAGCGCCTGCCTCGGCTTCGGCATCGAGCGGATCGCCCTGGCCCTGCTCGCCACGCACGGCCTCGATCGCGCCGCGTGGCCCGGTTCCGTGTCCGCCCAGCTGTGA
- a CDS encoding glycosyltransferase: protein MSARRPVFLGHTAAPSGAELAFARLAGALRRRGVPASVVLLAPGPLTDVLEAADVPVTVVPGRSAAVRRGSGPVTMLRGAVGLYRDGRRLAPLLQAQQADVIVAESTKTLLVGAVAARRTGIPLVWQVHDRVSAEYFGRARFPLRLLGRVAASGYLANSRGTLRTISTGGSPTAVCHPGVDLRAVPAPAPQRAPKSVKLAMVGRITPWKGQDLLLRALAQMEAAPEVRFVGGTHFDGDDQYLADLEELAQRLGVAHRVTFTGHVADPLEAAADADVVVHYSRLTEPFGQVVAEAMAAGRVVVAARAGGPTELIVDGENGVLVPPRRPDLLAVALDAVIADWELREQLSEAARDRGRDLDLTTSAAIADSLLARVARDGR, encoded by the coding sequence GTGAGCGCCCGCCGTCCCGTCTTCCTCGGGCACACCGCGGCGCCGTCCGGCGCGGAGCTGGCCTTCGCCCGCCTGGCCGGCGCGCTGCGGCGGCGCGGCGTGCCCGCGTCGGTCGTGCTGCTCGCCCCCGGCCCGCTGACCGACGTGCTCGAGGCAGCGGACGTCCCGGTCACCGTGGTCCCGGGCCGGTCGGCGGCGGTGCGCCGCGGGTCGGGGCCCGTCACGATGCTGCGCGGCGCGGTGGGCCTCTACCGCGACGGTCGCCGCCTGGCGCCCCTGCTCCAGGCCCAGCAGGCCGACGTGATCGTCGCGGAGTCCACCAAGACGCTGCTCGTCGGCGCCGTGGCGGCGCGGCGCACCGGCATTCCCCTGGTCTGGCAGGTGCACGACCGCGTCAGCGCCGAGTACTTCGGCCGGGCGCGGTTCCCGCTGCGCCTGCTGGGCCGTGTCGCCGCCTCCGGCTACCTCGCCAACTCGCGCGGGACGCTGCGCACCATCTCCACCGGCGGCAGCCCCACGGCTGTGTGCCACCCGGGCGTCGACCTGCGCGCCGTTCCCGCGCCCGCGCCGCAGCGCGCACCGAAGAGCGTCAAGCTCGCGATGGTCGGCCGGATCACCCCGTGGAAGGGGCAGGACCTGCTGCTGCGCGCGCTCGCACAGATGGAGGCGGCGCCCGAGGTGCGATTCGTGGGCGGCACCCACTTCGATGGCGACGATCAGTACCTCGCCGACCTCGAGGAACTCGCGCAGCGGCTCGGTGTCGCCCACCGGGTGACCTTCACCGGGCACGTGGCCGATCCCCTCGAGGCCGCCGCGGACGCGGACGTGGTCGTGCACTACTCGCGCCTGACCGAACCCTTCGGCCAGGTGGTCGCCGAGGCGATGGCCGCCGGCCGCGTCGTGGTGGCCGCGCGGGCGGGCGGCCCCACCGAGCTCATCGTCGACGGCGAGAACGGCGTCCTGGTGCCGCCGCGGCGGCCGGACCTGTTGGCCGTCGCCCTCGACGCGGTGATCGCCGATTGGGAGCTGCGCGAGCAGCTCAGCGAGGCGGCGCGCGACCGGGGCCGGGACCTGGACCTCACCACCTCCGCCGCGATCGCGGACTCCCTGCTGGCTCGGGTGGCGCGGGACGGACGATGA
- a CDS encoding lipopolysaccharide biosynthesis protein, with product MSPALLRGGAGLARDVVLVSAGRYGQYAVTLITIPLCARLLGPTGMGLLAVAMSTYFLGALCTDLGITAFVSARAEQPGLARLRGDYAGLRAGALVLFVALLLLALLTPVPRAVELGALGLVVGSVSACGDDWVLLGRGRFGAVVVQQSAGRLLYLALLLLALPQVRTPEAAMACLLAGNLVAVGWSWARTVRDYGPPARPGPPGPLLRTGGPVLTARLLSSSYGPGAATVFSPALTPQALGQFSASDRPVQAAGSLLDAVGVSLLPRLARRDGGAFWVTARRGILLVGLGGTVLAALATVLAPWVLPLLFGADFDAAVPLLQIQAWALPGLAVASFVATAVLPVLGDARGVLLAGTVGAAVIAIALLLTLRTHDPRTVVLGVVAAQTAAAGFSVLRARRREGAA from the coding sequence ATGAGTCCCGCCCTGCTGCGCGGCGGCGCGGGTCTGGCGCGGGACGTCGTGCTCGTGTCCGCGGGCCGGTACGGGCAGTACGCCGTCACACTGATCACCATCCCGTTGTGCGCGCGGCTCCTGGGCCCCACCGGGATGGGCCTGCTCGCCGTGGCGATGTCGACGTACTTCCTCGGCGCGCTGTGCACCGATCTGGGCATCACCGCCTTCGTCTCCGCACGCGCGGAGCAGCCGGGGCTGGCGCGCTTGCGCGGCGACTACGCCGGTCTCCGCGCCGGAGCGCTCGTACTGTTCGTCGCCCTGCTGCTGCTGGCGCTGCTCACCCCGGTACCGCGCGCGGTGGAGCTGGGGGCGCTCGGCCTGGTGGTGGGCTCGGTGAGCGCGTGCGGCGACGATTGGGTGTTGTTGGGGCGCGGACGGTTCGGCGCGGTGGTGGTGCAGCAGAGCGCGGGCCGGCTGCTGTACCTGGCCCTGCTGCTCCTGGCGCTGCCGCAGGTGCGCACGCCGGAGGCGGCGATGGCGTGCCTGCTCGCCGGGAACCTCGTCGCCGTGGGCTGGTCGTGGGCGCGGACGGTGCGCGACTACGGGCCGCCCGCGCGTCCCGGGCCGCCCGGCCCGCTGCTGCGCACCGGCGGCCCGGTCCTCACGGCGCGCCTGCTCTCGTCGTCGTACGGCCCCGGCGCCGCGACCGTCTTCTCCCCCGCCCTGACGCCACAGGCCCTGGGTCAGTTCAGCGCGAGCGACCGCCCGGTGCAGGCCGCCGGCTCGCTGCTCGACGCCGTCGGCGTGAGCCTGCTGCCACGTCTCGCGCGGCGCGACGGGGGCGCGTTCTGGGTGACCGCGCGCCGCGGGATCCTGCTCGTGGGCCTCGGCGGCACGGTGCTCGCCGCGCTCGCGACCGTCCTCGCGCCGTGGGTCCTGCCGCTGCTCTTCGGCGCCGACTTCGATGCCGCGGTCCCGCTGCTGCAGATCCAGGCCTGGGCGTTGCCCGGCCTGGCGGTCGCCTCGTTCGTCGCGACGGCGGTGCTTCCGGTGCTGGGCGACGCGCGCGGCGTGCTGCTCGCCGGAACGGTGGGCGCCGCGGTCATCGCGATCGCGCTGCTGCTGACCCTGCGCACCCACGACCCGCGGACCGTCGTACTCGGGGTGGTGGCGGCGCAGACCGCCGCGGCCGGGTTCTCGGTGCTGCGCGCCCGGCGCCGGGAGGGCGCCGCATGA
- a CDS encoding CgeB family protein codes for MRILFAGDDWYGSNARSLAVGFHRAGHEVTVVDTTAVTLPRRGGAAWWYAKRTGRRAPAAVDAVHERLESQPVPDLLFCYTAVHLDQERLLSLPAGRRVHYSADDVANPVNTTPSYLAAESGWDAVVTTKAHNVPELAARGVRHPIFVRSAYDPDWHRPTGSRSARRYAAGFVGNARPDRTALLAGLAARWGREFYLAGPGWRRRPALLRSGATVRGPQYGAALSAAIGAVDANLVLLNSDNRDTHTCRTFEVPAAGGLFVGPRTVEHAALLADGREALLYDDPAEIDGIIERVRADPAGARRIAEAGRSAIVRGGHTYTDRAREIIDALD; via the coding sequence ATGAGGATCCTGTTCGCCGGCGACGACTGGTACGGCAGCAACGCGCGCTCGCTGGCCGTCGGCTTCCACCGCGCCGGCCACGAGGTGACGGTCGTCGACACGACCGCCGTCACGCTCCCCCGGCGCGGCGGCGCGGCGTGGTGGTACGCCAAGCGCACCGGACGCCGGGCGCCGGCCGCGGTCGACGCCGTGCACGAGCGGCTGGAGTCGCAGCCCGTCCCCGACCTGCTTTTCTGCTACACCGCCGTGCACCTGGACCAGGAGCGGCTGCTGTCGCTGCCGGCGGGGCGCCGGGTGCACTACAGCGCCGACGACGTCGCCAACCCGGTCAACACCACCCCCTCGTACCTGGCCGCAGAATCCGGCTGGGACGCGGTGGTGACCACCAAGGCGCACAACGTGCCCGAGCTCGCCGCCCGCGGCGTGCGGCACCCGATCTTCGTGCGCAGCGCCTACGACCCCGACTGGCATCGACCGACCGGATCGCGGTCGGCACGCCGGTACGCCGCCGGATTCGTCGGCAACGCCCGCCCCGATCGCACCGCGCTGCTCGCCGGTCTCGCCGCCCGCTGGGGACGCGAGTTCTACCTGGCCGGCCCGGGGTGGCGGCGACGGCCGGCCCTGCTGCGCAGCGGGGCGACGGTGCGCGGGCCGCAGTACGGCGCGGCGCTGTCCGCGGCGATCGGCGCCGTCGACGCCAACCTGGTGCTGCTCAACTCCGACAACCGCGACACGCACACGTGCCGCACCTTCGAGGTGCCGGCCGCCGGCGGGCTGTTCGTCGGCCCGCGCACCGTCGAACACGCGGCGTTGCTGGCCGACGGGCGCGAGGCGCTGCTCTACGACGACCCGGCCGAGATCGACGGGATCATCGAGCGGGTGCGCGCCGACCCCGCGGGCGCGCGGCGGATCGCCGAGGCGGGCCGCTCCGCGATCGTTCGCGGCGGGCACACCTACACCGATCGCGCCCGGGAGATCATCGATGCCCTCGATTGA
- a CDS encoding alpha/beta hydrolase, translated as MPSIEPCLELRTYFGRVDASLYGALHLPVSRRARGAVLLVPPLGKEQYDALRGLRRLATLLAAEGLAVLRFDYRGTGDSCGPSGTADAVDGWIDTVRHADAYLRGLGLGAPAVVALRAGAAIAGAAGLTPPAAVLWDAVGGRAYTRAQAALAGMAIGAGPGSWVGMDVHADAVQALAALPAQALTAPRLLIADRPGAPSTGPDGAQRIVAAGMPEFLEPPTHLVRIPDAVIAEIVAWTAAALPDAPATEVDPAIRTRARHDGVEERIEDIGGVAAIRTLPDEGAAPHRSVLLCATANDTRHGPNRAWVHLAREAARAGAAALRYDRRGAGESGPVGPAEIVPLFPATAVDDVVAAAGALEGPILTTGVCSGSWYAAHAARAVHADAAVLVNAVLYSWRVKAGIAGAPEADLGVPRSDPSFARSPRGRIKDLLRRRLPYPAWRLLGGRGITQVPEVLLRPVVADGTDTVLVLAPPDAAWFDGQRGPEGVRRLAGRTGGAIRVVRIGTGDHPAYHPEVRAAVATAIMQWCEQR; from the coding sequence ATGCCCTCGATTGAGCCTTGCCTCGAGCTGCGCACCTATTTCGGGCGGGTCGACGCGTCGCTGTACGGCGCCCTGCACCTGCCCGTCTCCCGCCGGGCCCGCGGCGCCGTGCTGCTGGTGCCGCCGCTCGGCAAGGAGCAGTACGACGCGCTGCGCGGTCTGCGCCGGCTCGCGACGCTGCTCGCCGCGGAGGGCCTCGCGGTCCTCCGGTTCGACTACCGGGGCACGGGCGACTCGTGCGGTCCGTCGGGGACGGCCGACGCGGTGGACGGCTGGATCGACACGGTCCGGCACGCGGACGCGTACCTGCGCGGGCTGGGCCTCGGCGCCCCGGCGGTGGTGGCCCTGCGCGCCGGGGCAGCGATCGCCGGCGCCGCGGGCCTGACCCCGCCCGCCGCAGTGCTGTGGGACGCGGTCGGTGGCCGCGCCTACACCCGCGCGCAGGCCGCGCTCGCCGGGATGGCCATCGGCGCGGGGCCGGGCAGCTGGGTGGGCATGGACGTGCACGCCGATGCGGTGCAGGCCCTCGCTGCGCTCCCCGCGCAGGCCCTCACCGCCCCGCGTCTGCTGATCGCCGACCGCCCGGGCGCCCCGTCGACAGGGCCCGACGGCGCGCAGCGCATCGTCGCCGCGGGCATGCCGGAGTTCCTGGAGCCGCCGACCCACCTCGTGCGGATCCCCGATGCCGTGATCGCCGAGATCGTCGCGTGGACGGCGGCGGCGCTCCCGGACGCCCCGGCGACCGAGGTCGACCCCGCGATCCGCACGCGCGCGCGACACGACGGCGTCGAGGAACGGATCGAGGACATCGGGGGCGTCGCGGCGATCCGGACGCTGCCGGACGAGGGTGCCGCTCCGCACCGCTCGGTGCTGCTCTGCGCCACTGCCAACGACACCCGACACGGGCCGAACCGGGCATGGGTGCACCTCGCCCGGGAAGCCGCGCGGGCGGGTGCGGCCGCGCTGCGCTACGACCGGCGCGGCGCCGGGGAATCCGGCCCCGTCGGGCCCGCCGAGATCGTGCCGCTCTTCCCCGCGACCGCCGTCGACGACGTCGTCGCGGCGGCCGGTGCGCTCGAAGGCCCGATCCTCACGACCGGGGTCTGTTCGGGCTCCTGGTACGCCGCCCACGCCGCCCGGGCCGTGCACGCGGACGCCGCGGTGCTGGTGAACGCGGTGTTGTACTCGTGGCGCGTCAAGGCGGGGATCGCCGGGGCGCCGGAAGCGGATCTGGGGGTGCCCCGCTCGGATCCGTCGTTCGCCCGCAGCCCGCGCGGCCGGATCAAGGACCTGTTGCGCCGGCGCCTGCCCTACCCCGCCTGGCGCCTCCTGGGCGGGCGGGGCATCACCCAGGTACCCGAGGTCTTGCTGCGCCCCGTCGTCGCCGACGGCACCGACACCGTCCTCGTCCTGGCCCCACCGGACGCGGCGTGGTTCGACGGACAGCGCGGCCCCGAGGGGGTGCGCCGCCTCGCCGGCCGGACGGGCGGCGCGATCCGGGTGGTGCGCATCGGAACCGGCGATCATCCCGCGTATCACCCCGAGGTGCGCGCAGCTGTTGCAACCGCGATAATGCAGTGGTGCGAGCAGCGATGA
- a CDS encoding YdcF family protein: MRAAMTGRWMRRLVALVTAMALLVTVGIALDRAYLQPDIDHDLQHADAIVVLGGNPYDRFEYGLDLAERGLSRQVVLSNSVGAEDPRMQELCARAIPSVEVTCFLPEPWTTRGEAQEVRRLASARGWDDIIVVTTTAHLERARFILERCYGATMQMTDFPERRGAAETVFGWGYQSAGWLKALYQTGC; this comes from the coding sequence GTGCGAGCAGCGATGACCGGCCGATGGATGCGGCGCCTCGTCGCGCTCGTGACCGCCATGGCCCTCCTCGTGACCGTCGGGATCGCGCTCGACCGCGCCTACCTCCAGCCCGATATCGATCACGACCTGCAGCACGCCGACGCCATCGTGGTGCTCGGGGGCAATCCCTACGACCGCTTCGAGTACGGGCTCGACCTCGCCGAACGCGGTCTCTCCCGGCAGGTCGTGCTCTCCAACTCGGTGGGCGCCGAGGATCCCCGGATGCAGGAGCTGTGCGCACGGGCCATCCCGAGCGTCGAGGTCACCTGCTTCCTCCCCGAGCCGTGGACCACGCGCGGCGAGGCGCAGGAGGTGCGCCGCCTGGCATCCGCGCGCGGGTGGGACGACATCATCGTGGTCACCACCACGGCGCACCTCGAGCGCGCCCGGTTCATCCTCGAGCGCTGCTACGGCGCCACCATGCAGATGACCGACTTCCCCGAGCGGCGCGGTGCGGCCGAGACCGTGTTCGGCTGGGGCTACCAGAGCGCGGGCTGGCTCAAGGCGCTGTATCAGACCGGTTGTTAG
- a CDS encoding APC family permease: MSGTPQLRRSLGLTDAVTVGLSAMVGAGVFVVFGPAAAAAGSALLVGLALAGVLAYCNASSSARLAARYPQSGGTYVYGRERLGPFWGHLAGWSFVVGKSASCAAMALTVGRYAWPAHAHAVAAGTVVALTALSVAGVERSARVARVVVAVVLAVLTVVVVALFTSGAADSGRVLDGAAGGPWGVLQAAGLLFFAFAGYARIATLGEEVHDPARTLPRAILLALGITLVVYAVIGVALLAVLGPAGLADSAAPIADAARAAGFPVLIVTVTACVAAVGALLALLLGVSRTTLAMARDGHLPRPLAAVDERRRVPVYAELAVGAVVTVVAATADLGAAIGFSSFAVLVYYAVANASAWTLEPSVRTRIVPGFGLIGCLAVALSLPAGSVAAGIVVLVVGALAYAITRANNRSDTAP; this comes from the coding sequence GTGAGCGGGACGCCGCAGCTGCGCCGCAGCCTGGGCCTCACGGACGCGGTCACCGTCGGCCTGTCGGCGATGGTGGGTGCCGGTGTCTTCGTCGTGTTCGGTCCCGCCGCGGCAGCGGCGGGCTCGGCGCTGCTCGTGGGTCTGGCGCTCGCCGGCGTCCTGGCCTACTGCAACGCCAGCAGCTCGGCGCGACTCGCCGCCCGGTATCCGCAGTCGGGCGGCACCTACGTCTACGGCCGAGAGCGGCTCGGGCCGTTCTGGGGCCATCTCGCCGGCTGGAGTTTCGTGGTCGGCAAGTCGGCCTCGTGCGCGGCGATGGCGCTGACCGTCGGGCGCTACGCCTGGCCGGCGCACGCGCACGCCGTCGCCGCCGGCACGGTGGTCGCCTTGACCGCGCTGTCCGTCGCCGGGGTGGAGCGCTCGGCGCGGGTCGCCCGCGTCGTCGTCGCAGTGGTGCTCGCCGTGCTGACGGTGGTCGTGGTCGCCCTGTTCACCTCGGGCGCGGCGGACTCCGGGCGCGTGCTCGACGGCGCCGCCGGCGGTCCATGGGGCGTCCTCCAGGCCGCGGGCCTGCTCTTCTTCGCGTTCGCGGGCTATGCGCGGATCGCCACACTGGGCGAGGAGGTGCACGATCCCGCCCGCACCCTGCCCCGCGCGATCCTGCTCGCCCTCGGGATCACGCTCGTCGTCTACGCCGTGATCGGCGTCGCGCTGCTCGCGGTCCTGGGACCGGCGGGACTCGCCGACTCCGCCGCGCCGATCGCCGACGCGGCCCGCGCGGCGGGGTTCCCGGTCCTCATCGTCACCGTGACCGCCTGCGTCGCGGCGGTGGGCGCGCTGTTGGCCCTGCTGCTCGGGGTCTCCCGCACCACCTTGGCGATGGCCCGCGACGGGCACCTGCCCCGACCGCTCGCCGCGGTGGACGAGCGTCGCCGGGTACCGGTGTACGCGGAGCTCGCCGTGGGGGCCGTCGTGACCGTGGTGGCGGCCACGGCGGATCTCGGTGCGGCGATCGGCTTCTCCTCGTTCGCCGTGCTGGTCTACTACGCGGTCGCGAACGCCTCCGCGTGGACGCTCGAGCCGTCCGTCCGGACACGCATCGTGCCGGGATTCGGGTTGATCGGATGTCTGGCGGTGGCGCTCTCGCTCCCGGCGGGCTCGGTCGCGGCGGGGATCGTCGTGCTCGTCGTGGGCGCACTCGCCTACGCGATCACGCGCGCTAACAACCGGTCTGATACAGCGCCTTGA
- a CDS encoding SRPBCC family protein has product MSTSDDTRIVSASRDVAAPADTIFDLIADPARQPEWDGNDNLTAAAPGQRVRAVGDVFTMTLTNGQVRENHVTEFVEGSRIAWLPSVVGEPAPGHLWRWELALLPDGGTRVTHTYDWTQLRDEQRLPRARATTADRLAASLERLAARAERR; this is encoded by the coding sequence GTGAGTACATCGGATGACACCCGCATCGTCTCCGCCTCCCGCGATGTCGCGGCGCCGGCGGACACGATCTTCGACCTGATCGCCGACCCGGCGCGCCAACCCGAGTGGGACGGCAACGACAACCTCACCGCCGCGGCGCCGGGCCAGCGGGTCAGAGCGGTCGGCGACGTCTTCACCATGACGCTGACCAACGGCCAGGTGCGCGAGAACCACGTCACCGAGTTCGTCGAGGGCAGCCGCATCGCCTGGCTGCCGTCCGTGGTCGGCGAGCCGGCACCAGGGCACCTGTGGCGCTGGGAGCTGGCGCTGCTCCCCGACGGCGGCACCCGGGTCACCCACACCTACGACTGGACGCAGTTGCGCGACGAGCAGCGCCTCCCGCGCGCCCGGGCGACCACCGCGGACCGTCTGGCGGCCTCTCTCGAGCGGTTGGCGGCCCGCGCCGAACGACGGTGA